The Budorcas taxicolor isolate Tak-1 chromosome 2, Takin1.1, whole genome shotgun sequence genome window below encodes:
- the CXCR1 gene encoding C-X-C chemokine receptor type 1 produces the protein MVGDSVFQPDHTMTIILKDLSNSSYLWEGFEDYSGTPPTEEFDYSPCEISTETLNKYAVVVIYALVFLLSLLGNSLVMLVILYSRVGRSVTDVYLLNLAMADLLFAMTLPIWAASKAKGWIFGTPLCKVVSLLKEVNFYSGILLLACISMDRYLAIVHATRTLTQKRHWVKFICLGIWALSVILALPIFIFREAYQPPSSNLVCYEHLGANTTKWRMIMRVLPQTFGFLLPLLVMLFCYGLTLRTLFSAQMGQKHRAMRVIFAVVLVFLLCWLPYNLVLIADTLMRAQVITETCQRRNDIGRALDATEILGFLHSCLNPLIYVFIGQKFRHGLLKIMAIHGLISKEFLAKDGRPSFVGSSSGNTSTTL, from the exons ATGGTTGGTGACTCAG tctTTCAACCAGATCACACCATGACAATCATCCTGAAAGATTTATCTAATAGCAGTTATTTGTGGGAGGGGTTTGAGGATTACAGCGGCACGCCACCCACAGAAGAATTTGATTATAGTCCCTGTGAGATAAGCACTGAGACACTCAACAAGTATGCTGTGGTCGTCATCTATGCCCTGGTCTTCTTGctaagcctcctgggaaactcCCTGGTGATGCTGGTCATCTTGTACAGCCGGGTCGGTCGCTCTGTCACTGATGTCTACCTGCTGAACCTGGCCATGGCTGACCTGCTCTTCGCCATGACCTTGCCTATCTGGGCCGCCTCCAAGGCAAAGGGCTGGATCTTCGGCACACCCCTGTGCAAGGTGGTCTCACTCCTGAAGGAAGTCAACTTCTACAGCGGTATTCTACTGCTGGCCTGCATCAGCATGGACCGCTACCTGGCCATTGTCCATGCCACACGCACGCTGACCCAGAAGCGGCACTGGGTCAAGTTCATATGTTTAGGCATCTGGGCCCTGTCCGTGATCCTGGCCCTGCCCATCTTCATCTTCCGTGAGGCCTATCAACCACCCTCCTCCAACCTAGTTTGCTACGAGCACCTGGGTGCCAATACAACGAAATGGCGGATGATAATGCGTGTCCTGCCCCAGACCTTTGGCTTCCTCCTGCCCCTGCTGGTCATGCTTTTCTGCTACGGACTCACCCTGCGCACACTGTTTTCAGCCCAAATGGGACAGAAGCACCGGGCCATGCGGGTCATCTTTGCTGTCGTGCtcgtcttcctgctctgctggcTGCCCTACAACCTGGTCCTAATCGCAGACACCCTCATGAGGGCCCAGGTGATCACCGAGACCTGTCAGCGTCGCAACGACATTGGCCGGGCCCTGGACGCCACGGAGATCCTGGGCTTCCTGCACAGCTGCCTCAACCCTCTCATCTACGTCTTCATTGGCCAGAAGTTTCGCCACGGACTCCTCAAGATCATGGCCATCCATGGCCTGATCAGCAAGGAGTTCTTGGCCAAGGATGGCAGGCCTTCCTTTGTTGGCTCTTCTTCAGGGAACACGTCTACTACCCTCTGA